A DNA window from Nerophis ophidion isolate RoL-2023_Sa linkage group LG13, RoL_Noph_v1.0, whole genome shotgun sequence contains the following coding sequences:
- the LOC133564114 gene encoding interleukin-1 receptor type 2, whose product MAVWALTLALLALAHGRRPALPAMSVKDGCFTVLPEVELFHMESEVVVVSFPMFRRTLKVRNIAPPTATYRVAKGNASAAASLDGEGRVQQRGTDLWLLPSQVSDSGEYTCTFRNASYCVRGSVTLTVYAASSVDVHKLSYQYKVTAGHDVTLRCPSRNHFDRSALRIEWQADSAPGRLLDAQRWRSFRQEGGKLFISAVQPSDAGLYRCRLGVMVDDRKYSASRLFQLLVQGSELVATQTAVEQTSAVTSDPASPTVRCSPPLIISPANRSIFEAAHGSGLEVWCQVVTECDVMASTAIFWLVNGLQVESSYLDGRALQGGRKESRTASGCQVESRLIVVAMTDQDAEAELRCVAHNRGGRQEVVVRLHLEDATPTWMAVSVVATSCFLAVVLVFLCVLLRPKQKKKKLDYFLARQNSTTCSAED is encoded by the exons ATGGCCGTCTGGGCGCTGACGTTGGCGCTGCTCGCCCTCGCTCACGGACGAAGACCCGCCCTCCCCGCCATGTCGGTCAAAG ACGGTTGTTTCACGGTGCTGCCAGAGGTGGAGCTGTTCCACATGGAGAGCGAGGTGGTGGTGGTGTCTTTCCCCATGTTCCGGAGGACGCTCAAAGTACGCAACATTGCCCCGCCCACGGCGACGTACCGCGTCGCCAAGGGCAACGCCAGCGCTGCCGCCTCCCTGGACGGCGAGGGGCGTGTCCAGCAGCGTGGCACTGACTTGTGGCTCCTCCCATCTCAGGTGTCCGACTCTGGGGAGTACACCTGCACCTTCAG gaACGCGAGCTACTGCGTGCGAGGTAGCGTCACGCTGACGGTGTACGCCGCGTCCTCCGTGGACGTCCACAAGCTGTCCTATCAGTACAAGGTCACAGCGGGACACGACGTCACGCTCCGATGTCCTTCCAGGAATCACTTTGACCGCAGCGCGCTACGCATCGAGTGGCAGGCG GACTCCGCCCCCGGCCGCCTCCTAGATGCCCAACGATGGCGCTCTTTTCGCCAAGAGGGCGGAAAGTTGTTCATCTCGGCGGTGCAGCCATCGGACGCCGGCCTGTACAGGTGTCGCCTGGGCGTGATGGTGGACGACAGGAAGTACTCGGCCAGCAGGCTCTTTCAGCTCCTCGTGCAAG gtTCTGAATTAGTTGCGACTCAAACGGCGGTGGAGCAGACTTCTGCAGTGACCTCTGACCCTGCCTCTCCCA CCGTCAGGTGTTCGCCACCGCTGATCATCTCGCCGGCCAACAGAAGCATCTTTGAGGCGGCACACG GGTCTGGATTAGAAGTTTGGTGCCAGGTTGTGACCGAGTGTGACGTCATGGCATCAACCGCCATCTTCTGGTTGGTCAACGGCCTCCAGGTGGAATCTTCCTACCTGGACGGGCGAGCCCTGCAGGGGGGCAGGAA GGAGAGCAGGACGGCGTCGGGCTGCCAGGTGGAGTCCAGGCTCATCGTCGTGGCGATGACGGACCAGGACGCGGAGGCGGAGCTCCGATGTGTGGCTCACAACCGCGGCGGCAGACAGGAAGTGGTGGTCCGCCTCCATCTGGAAG ATGCCACGCCCACCTGGATGGCGGTCTCTGTGGTggccacttcctgtttcctggCGGTGGTCTTGGTCTTCCTCTGCGTTCTACTCAGGCccaaacagaagaagaagaaactgGACTACTTCCTGGCCCGGCAGAACAGCACCACCTGCAGTGCGGAGGACTGA